Proteins encoded in a region of the Acidobacteriota bacterium genome:
- a CDS encoding nodulation protein NfeD codes for MKRLRRSGLGFALLMLLASPLAAGIVKVRVDGVIDPITAEFIRGAVEQAESEQAEFLLIELSTPGGLGVSMQEIVQEILNSEVPVVCYVTPRGTHAASAGFFILLAADVAVMAPGTNTGAATPIFPFGLDNEVLLKKVKNDALASLRSIVERRNRNYELAAKAVEEAASFTEQEALDGNLIDLIAEDEEDLLNQLEGREVSRFNGQVERLRASGQSITQVQKTYRQQLLSTVANPNVALVLAVIGVLGLYFELTNPGLIVPGVLGAISLLLGLMGFSLLPVNLIGVALILLAIGLFIAEVKVQGFGVLGIGGAIAMFLGLLLLIDSPFPALRINMWLAAGVVIGFAAIFIFLFRLALKAFQSPSAMGDESLVGMEGQARSEITARGGKVFVNGEWWDASSSEPIPAGSRVRVVGSKHQTLLVEYEGEA; via the coding sequence ATGAAGCGTTTGCGACGGTCCGGGCTGGGATTCGCACTTTTGATGTTGCTCGCATCGCCTCTGGCCGCCGGCATCGTCAAGGTGCGGGTGGACGGGGTGATCGATCCCATCACCGCCGAATTCATCCGGGGGGCCGTCGAGCAAGCCGAGAGCGAACAGGCCGAGTTCCTGCTCATCGAACTGTCCACGCCGGGAGGGCTGGGCGTTTCCATGCAGGAGATCGTCCAGGAGATTCTCAACTCCGAGGTTCCGGTCGTCTGCTATGTGACGCCGCGCGGCACCCACGCGGCATCGGCCGGCTTCTTTATTCTCCTGGCCGCCGACGTGGCCGTGATGGCGCCCGGCACCAACACCGGAGCCGCCACGCCCATTTTTCCCTTCGGCCTGGACAACGAAGTCCTGCTCAAGAAGGTGAAGAACGACGCCTTGGCCAGTTTGCGCAGCATCGTGGAGAGACGCAACCGCAACTACGAGCTGGCGGCCAAGGCTGTCGAGGAGGCGGCCTCCTTTACCGAGCAAGAAGCGCTGGACGGCAACCTCATCGACCTCATCGCCGAAGATGAGGAGGACCTGCTCAATCAGCTCGAAGGACGCGAGGTGTCACGCTTCAACGGTCAGGTGGAACGCCTGCGCGCCTCGGGACAGAGCATCACCCAGGTGCAGAAGACCTACCGCCAGCAGTTGCTCTCCACCGTGGCCAATCCCAACGTGGCGCTGGTGCTGGCGGTGATCGGGGTGCTCGGCTTGTATTTCGAACTCACCAATCCCGGACTCATCGTCCCCGGGGTGCTGGGAGCCATCTCGCTTTTGCTGGGGCTGATGGGCTTCTCCCTGCTGCCCGTCAACCTGATCGGAGTGGCGCTGATTCTGCTGGCCATCGGACTGTTCATCGCCGAGGTCAAGGTGCAGGGGTTCGGCGTGCTGGGAATCGGGGGCGCAATTGCAATGTTCTTGGGACTGTTGCTTTTGATCGACAGTCCTTTTCCGGCTTTGAGGATCAACATGTGGTTGGCGGCGGGCGTCGTCATCGGATTCGCTGCTATCTTCATCTTCCTGTTTCGACTGGCCCTGAAGGCTTTCCAGTCGCCCTCGGCCATGGGGGACGAATCGCTGGTGGGCATGGAAGGCCAAGCGCGCAGCGAAATCACGGCGCGGGGAGGAAAAGTCTTCGTCAACGGCGAGTGGTGGGACGCCTCCTCCAGCGAACCCATCCCGGCCGGCAGCCGGGTGAGGGTGGTGGGAAGCAAGCACCAGACGCTGCTCGTCGAATACGAAGGCGAAGCCTGA
- the moaD gene encoding molybdopterin converting factor subunit 1 yields MISVLFFASLRDVAGTSQLQLESRGQQTAEEVFARLLKRFPGLAPYRPSLLVAVNEEYAQWQQPVADGDEIAFFPPVSGGSGASAAKTGQGWADLTRDAIDHQAVMDSVAHAGAGAVVTFDGVVRDHARGKNVTSLEYQCYESMARKQLERLRLQALEKWPLRGVCVVHRVGHLQIGDSSVFIAVSSAHRGEAFQACRWIIDTLKTSVPIWKKEHYQDGETWIEESGG; encoded by the coding sequence ATGATAAGCGTGCTCTTCTTCGCTTCCTTGCGCGATGTGGCCGGGACCTCGCAGCTGCAGCTCGAGTCCCGCGGGCAGCAAACCGCCGAGGAAGTCTTCGCCCGCCTGCTCAAGCGCTTTCCCGGGCTGGCGCCCTACAGGCCCTCCTTGCTGGTGGCCGTCAACGAGGAATATGCCCAATGGCAGCAACCGGTCGCCGACGGCGACGAAATCGCCTTTTTCCCGCCTGTCAGCGGCGGGAGCGGCGCCTCCGCCGCCAAGACTGGGCAGGGATGGGCCGACTTGACGCGGGACGCCATCGATCACCAGGCCGTGATGGATTCGGTGGCCCATGCGGGAGCGGGCGCCGTGGTGACTTTTGACGGCGTCGTGCGCGATCACGCCCGCGGCAAGAACGTCACCTCGCTGGAATACCAATGCTACGAGAGCATGGCCCGCAAGCAGCTCGAGAGGCTTCGCCTGCAGGCCCTGGAAAAATGGCCGCTTCGCGGGGTCTGCGTGGTCCACCGGGTGGGGCACCTGCAAATCGGCGACAGCAGCGTCTTCATCGCCGTCTCCTCGGCCCACCGGGGCGAGGCCTTTCAGGCTTGCCGCTGGATCATCGACACCCTCAAGACCAGCGTCCCCATCTGGAAGAAGGAGCACTACCAGGACGGCGAGACCTGGATCGAGGAGTCGGGCGGATGA
- a CDS encoding slipin family protein, which yields MGAIFAIPLLVIVLYLLSAIKILREYERGVIFRLGRVLSTPKGPGICFVFYPLDRMERISLRTVTMDVPPQDVITRDNVSVKVNAIVYLRVRDANAAVVTVENYLYACSQLAQTTLRSVLGEVELDDLLSQREDLNERLQSILDQHTDPWGIKVSMVEVKTVDLPESMQRAMARQAEAEREKRAKIIHADGEFQAAKQLLEAARTMAKEPITVQLRYLSTLTEIGAEQNSTIVFPLPLDMVKPMIEGFESIAKAYSGKDGNQDQSDG from the coding sequence ATGGGCGCGATTTTTGCCATTCCTCTACTCGTCATCGTTCTTTATCTGCTGTCCGCCATCAAGATCCTGCGGGAGTATGAGCGGGGCGTCATTTTTCGTCTGGGGCGGGTCTTGTCGACGCCCAAGGGACCTGGTATCTGCTTCGTGTTCTATCCGTTGGACCGCATGGAGCGCATCAGCCTGCGCACGGTGACCATGGACGTGCCTCCCCAGGACGTCATCACCCGCGACAACGTCTCGGTCAAGGTCAACGCCATCGTCTACTTGAGGGTGCGCGACGCCAACGCCGCCGTGGTGACGGTCGAAAACTACCTCTATGCCTGCTCCCAGTTGGCTCAGACCACCTTGCGCTCGGTGCTGGGCGAGGTCGAACTCGACGATCTGCTCAGCCAGCGCGAAGACCTCAACGAACGGCTGCAGTCGATCCTCGACCAGCACACCGATCCCTGGGGCATCAAGGTCTCCATGGTCGAGGTCAAAACCGTCGACCTTCCCGAGTCGATGCAGCGGGCCATGGCACGCCAGGCCGAAGCCGAACGCGAGAAGCGCGCCAAGATCATCCACGCCGACGGTGAGTTCCAGGCCGCCAAGCAGTTGCTGGAGGCCGCCCGCACCATGGCCAAGGAACCCATTACCGTCCAGTTGCGCTATCTCTCGACCCTGACCGAGATCGGCGCCGAACAGAATTCAACCATCGTTTTTCCGCTGCCGCTGGACATGGTCAAGCCCATGATCGAAGGATTCGAATCCATAGCCAAGGCCTACTCCGGCAAGGACGGAAACCAGGACCAGTCCGATGGGTAA
- the dnaX gene encoding DNA polymerase III subunit gamma/tau, whose amino-acid sequence MSYQVIARKYRPQTFDEVVGQRLVTRTLKNAIESGRIAHAFLFSGVRGVGKTTTARILAKALNCHEGLSPEPCGKCPSCQEIAASNSVDVQEIDAASNTGVDSIRELRESVRYGTSRDRFKIFIIDEVHMLSNAAFNALLKTLEEPPQHVKFVMATTEVHKIPVTITSRCQHFEFKPIQFAEILQRLKDIVKAEGIEISNYALRAIANEGQGSMRDAQSALDQVLSYGGSEISDEDVRSLLGVVDEGLIAEVADAVLGQNRKALLEHMQALLESGSDPQHFCRELVQHVRNLMVCRAAGWDERLLHLPDTQRQKVEEQAKRFSGIDLIRFYDLLAKTQNELRWHNRPYIHLEIALMKLVELSRLPDIEEVIGQVRSGQAPSVSGGSGTATAEREPRPVPPEPAPPEPAPPEPASEARDEPPPPSAVADAEVPQQLLQAVRNRKPDLAGLLPGAEKIRYQDGKLVIGLPRGGGFQGRMLGSKENRRILKDLCAKITGSRPSVELREDDAGDDSSDAGADPEKDPKVRAFLEAFPGKYIVEKE is encoded by the coding sequence ATGTCCTATCAGGTCATTGCCCGCAAGTACCGTCCCCAGACCTTCGACGAAGTGGTGGGACAGCGCCTGGTCACCCGCACCTTGAAGAACGCCATCGAAAGCGGACGCATCGCTCACGCTTTTCTCTTTTCAGGCGTGCGGGGAGTGGGCAAGACCACCACGGCGCGCATCCTGGCCAAGGCCTTGAACTGCCATGAAGGGCTCTCGCCGGAGCCCTGCGGAAAGTGCCCGTCCTGCCAGGAGATCGCGGCCTCCAACTCGGTGGACGTGCAGGAGATCGACGCCGCTTCCAACACCGGCGTGGACTCCATACGCGAGCTGAGGGAAAGCGTCCGCTACGGCACCTCCCGCGACCGCTTCAAGATCTTCATCATCGACGAGGTGCACATGCTTTCCAACGCGGCCTTCAACGCCTTGTTGAAGACCCTGGAAGAGCCTCCTCAACACGTCAAGTTCGTGATGGCCACCACCGAGGTCCACAAGATCCCGGTCACCATCACCTCGCGCTGCCAGCACTTCGAATTCAAGCCCATCCAGTTCGCCGAGATCCTGCAGCGCCTCAAGGATATCGTCAAGGCCGAAGGCATCGAAATTTCAAACTATGCTTTGCGGGCCATCGCCAACGAGGGGCAGGGAAGCATGCGCGACGCTCAGTCGGCGCTCGATCAGGTTCTCTCTTACGGCGGCAGCGAGATCTCCGACGAGGACGTCCGCAGTCTGCTGGGCGTGGTGGACGAGGGACTGATCGCCGAGGTGGCCGATGCAGTGCTGGGCCAGAACCGCAAGGCTTTGCTGGAGCACATGCAGGCGCTGCTGGAAAGCGGATCAGACCCTCAGCACTTCTGCCGCGAACTGGTGCAGCACGTGCGCAACCTGATGGTCTGCCGGGCCGCCGGCTGGGACGAGCGGCTGCTCCATCTGCCCGATACCCAACGCCAAAAGGTGGAAGAGCAGGCCAAGCGCTTTTCGGGCATCGACTTGATCCGCTTCTATGACCTGTTGGCCAAGACTCAGAACGAGCTGCGCTGGCACAACCGTCCTTACATCCATCTGGAAATCGCCCTGATGAAGCTGGTGGAGCTATCGCGCCTGCCCGACATCGAGGAGGTGATTGGACAGGTGCGCTCGGGACAGGCTCCTTCGGTGAGCGGAGGCAGCGGGACTGCCACGGCGGAACGCGAGCCCCGTCCTGTGCCTCCAGAGCCCGCACCCCCAGAGCCCGCGCCCCCAGAGCCCGCGTCCGAGGCCCGGGACGAGCCGCCTCCGCCCTCGGCCGTCGCGGACGCCGAAGTCCCGCAACAACTCCTGCAAGCCGTCCGCAACCGCAAGCCCGATCTGGCCGGCCTGCTTCCGGGCGCCGAGAAAATCCGCTACCAGGACGGAAAGCTGGTGATAGGCCTTCCCCGCGGAGGCGGATTTCAGGGCCGCATGCTGGGGAGCAAGGAGAACCGGCGGATACTGAAGGATCTTTGTGCTAAGATCACGGGCTCGCGCCCAAGCGTAGAATTGAGAGAAGATGATGCTGGCGATGACTCGTCCGATGCCGGAGCGGACCCTGAAAAGGATCCCAAGGTGAGAGCTTTCCTGGAGGCCTTTCCCGGCAAGTACATCGTCGAGAAGGAGTAA
- a CDS encoding YbaB/EbfC family nucleoid-associated protein → MNMKSFQKMMKQAQQMQAKLEKEMGEMQMEASSGGGMVTVIMDGTKQLQSIKIDPEAVDPEDTEMLQDLILAAVNEAARKVDEAVSEQMGGMSDMLGGMGLH, encoded by the coding sequence ATGAATATGAAGAGCTTTCAGAAGATGATGAAGCAGGCTCAGCAGATGCAGGCCAAGCTTGAGAAAGAAATGGGCGAGATGCAGATGGAGGCCTCCTCGGGCGGAGGCATGGTGACCGTGATCATGGACGGTACCAAACAACTGCAGTCGATAAAGATCGATCCCGAGGCGGTCGATCCCGAAGACACCGAAATGCTGCAGGACTTGATTCTGGCCGCCGTCAACGAGGCGGCCCGCAAGGTCGATGAAGCTGTCTCCGAGCAGATGGGAGGCATGAGCGACATGTTGGGGGGCATGGGCCTGCACTAA
- a CDS encoding MogA/MoaB family molybdenum cofactor biosynthesis protein: MKKLRTAILTVSDGCFHGQRDDLSGQALAEEAESLGWVVKERQTVPDEPGQIGEVIRSWAGRDDLDLLLSTGGTGLGPRDVTPEAVQPLLDRTAAGLAELMRAEGLKKTPFAALSRSLAGTLNGKVVLCLPGSPKGALESLQAVQKLLPHAVDLAQGRTGH; this comes from the coding sequence ATGAAGAAGCTGCGGACCGCCATTCTGACGGTGAGCGACGGGTGCTTTCACGGCCAGCGGGACGATCTGTCAGGGCAGGCCCTGGCTGAAGAAGCCGAGTCGCTGGGATGGGTGGTCAAAGAGCGTCAGACCGTCCCCGACGAACCCGGACAGATTGGGGAGGTTATCCGGTCCTGGGCCGGACGCGACGACCTCGACTTGCTGCTCAGCACCGGCGGCACCGGCCTGGGTCCCCGCGACGTGACTCCGGAAGCCGTCCAGCCCCTTCTGGACAGGACCGCCGCCGGCTTGGCCGAACTGATGCGTGCGGAAGGGCTCAAGAAGACTCCCTTCGCCGCCCTCTCCCGCTCGCTGGCCGGCACCCTTAACGGCAAAGTGGTCCTGTGCCTCCCGGGCAGCCCCAAAGGCGCCCTGGAATCGCTGCAAGCCGTGCAAAAGCTCTTGCCCCACGCTGTCGACCTGGCCCAAGGGCGCACCGGTCACTGA
- the recR gene encoding recombination mediator RecR: MDPRRDPVQNLIEELKKLPGIGSKSAQRLAFHLIRQPRETAQRLSEALIRLKDDLVLCSLCNNIAGSDPCRFCSDPNRDASTICVVEEPFNIVSIEASGYHGRYHVLHGAIKPLEGIGPEDLKVKSLLERLRDDEVKEIIVATNATSDGEATALYLNKLIKPLGVRVTRIAQGIPVGSDLEFADQVTISRAFSGRREM, from the coding sequence ATGGATCCACGCCGCGACCCGGTCCAGAACCTCATCGAAGAGTTGAAGAAATTGCCCGGAATCGGGAGCAAGAGCGCCCAGCGCTTGGCTTTTCACCTGATCCGCCAGCCCCGCGAAACCGCCCAGCGTCTCTCCGAAGCCCTCATCCGGCTCAAAGACGACCTGGTGCTGTGCTCGCTTTGCAACAATATCGCCGGCAGCGATCCCTGCCGCTTCTGTTCCGATCCCAACCGCGACGCATCCACCATCTGCGTGGTGGAAGAACCCTTCAATATCGTGTCCATCGAGGCCAGCGGATACCACGGCCGCTATCATGTGCTGCACGGCGCCATCAAGCCCCTGGAGGGCATCGGTCCCGAAGACCTCAAGGTCAAGAGTCTGCTCGAGCGGCTGCGCGACGACGAGGTGAAGGAAATCATCGTGGCCACCAACGCCACCTCGGACGGCGAAGCCACGGCTCTCTACCTCAACAAGCTGATCAAGCCGCTGGGGGTGCGCGTCACCCGCATCGCCCAGGGCATCCCGGTGGGCAGCGACCTGGAGTTCGCCGACCAAGTCACCATCTCCCGCGCCTTCTCCGGCCGCCGCGAGATGTAG